One genomic segment of Vibrio fluvialis includes these proteins:
- the proC gene encoding pyrroline-5-carboxylate reductase, with protein sequence MTATITFIGAGNMASAIVGGLVSQGYPADSITATSPDTAMLDAVSTRFGIQVTSDNCAAIAQADIVVLAVKPQILRVVCEELRPSLDAREVPPLVLSIAAGIPLGSLQVWLGEHVPVVRAMPNTPAMIGCGATALKANTLVSEAQCQQIEKLLSSTGIVEWLADEELMDAATAVAGSAPAYFFLFFKAMEDAAVAQGLPRSTARKLALQTGFGAASMALTGEDEPEQLMRNVMSPQGSTERAIASFEAAGLRKIVAQTMQDCADRAREMQSLFGEK encoded by the coding sequence ATGACAGCAACGATCACTTTTATTGGTGCGGGAAACATGGCCAGCGCAATTGTCGGCGGCTTGGTCAGTCAGGGATACCCAGCCGATAGCATTACCGCAACGTCGCCGGACACAGCCATGCTTGACGCCGTCAGCACGCGCTTCGGTATTCAGGTCACCAGCGACAACTGCGCCGCCATCGCACAAGCCGACATTGTGGTACTGGCCGTCAAACCGCAGATTCTGCGGGTGGTATGTGAGGAACTACGCCCTAGCTTAGATGCTCGCGAGGTGCCGCCACTGGTACTTTCCATCGCCGCGGGGATTCCGCTCGGTTCGTTACAAGTCTGGTTGGGTGAGCACGTACCTGTGGTGCGCGCCATGCCAAATACGCCAGCCATGATCGGCTGTGGAGCCACTGCGCTTAAAGCGAATACTCTGGTCAGCGAAGCACAGTGTCAGCAGATCGAAAAACTGCTGTCGAGCACCGGCATTGTCGAATGGCTGGCTGATGAAGAGCTGATGGATGCCGCCACCGCCGTCGCGGGCAGCGCACCTGCATATTTCTTTCTGTTTTTCAAAGCGATGGAAGATGCCGCCGTGGCACAAGGACTTCCCCGCTCTACAGCACGCAAACTGGCGCTGCAAACCGGCTTTGGCGCCGCATCCATGGCCCTAACCGGTGAGGATGAACCGGAGCAACTGATGCGCAATGTGATGTCGCCACAAGGTTCAACCGAGCGTGCCATTGCCTCATTCGAAGCCGCCGGGCTTCGCAAAATCGTTGCACAGACCATGCAGGACTGTGCCGATCGCGCCCGAGAGATGCAGTCACTCTTTGGCGAGAAATAA
- a CDS encoding helix-turn-helix domain-containing protein translates to MGIRIRTQTLQNSCLHHDHDYHQIVIAYRGGAAFEVQGRGGQVDPFHGCLVPGGDVHFYEGIGDNSHIILDIPTENVGFKVERLFESAQYFDIDSGLRYLLAYMHRENKVWDSYPEAAEGITTTFLSSLHQRMFHKQEVNYLHRGRLDLVAIDEYIQQHIDEALPTSRLASVSNVSAGHFHELFREAAGITPGQYLFTARMKRAHQMIRDTRLPLIEIAEKVGFSSQSALTHAFRRFFGETPGQMRRKMSAKR, encoded by the coding sequence ATGGGTATTCGAATTCGAACACAAACTCTGCAAAATAGTTGCTTACATCATGACCACGATTACCATCAGATTGTGATTGCGTATCGTGGCGGCGCAGCGTTTGAAGTGCAGGGCAGAGGCGGTCAGGTTGACCCGTTTCATGGTTGTTTGGTGCCAGGTGGAGATGTCCACTTTTATGAGGGGATCGGCGATAATAGCCACATTATCCTCGATATTCCGACTGAGAATGTCGGTTTTAAGGTTGAGCGTCTGTTCGAATCGGCGCAGTATTTTGATATCGATTCCGGCCTGCGTTATCTGCTGGCCTACATGCACCGGGAAAACAAAGTGTGGGACAGCTATCCGGAGGCGGCGGAGGGGATCACCACCACCTTTTTATCCAGCCTGCATCAACGCATGTTCCACAAGCAGGAAGTCAATTACCTTCATCGTGGCCGTCTCGATTTGGTTGCGATCGACGAATACATTCAGCAACACATTGATGAAGCGCTGCCAACCTCGCGCTTAGCGTCGGTCAGTAATGTCAGCGCCGGGCACTTCCATGAGCTGTTTCGCGAAGCGGCAGGCATAACGCCGGGGCAATACCTGTTTACCGCGCGGATGAAACGTGCGCATCAGATGATTCGTGATACTCGCTTGCCGCTGATCGAAATTGCCGAAAAGGTCGGATTTTCCAGCCAGAGCGCGTTAACTCATGCGTTTCGGCGCTTTTTCGGTGAAACTCCGGGACAAATGCGTCGTAAAATGTCTGCAAAACGATGA